CGCGATGGTGACAACATGGTTGCCGGGCTGGATCGCCAGCGCCTCAAGGTCGATTTCCGGGTCTTCCCAGATCTGCGGATAGACCATGCCCTTGAACAGCCGGGCAAAGGCGGCTTCGAGCAAGCCCTCGCGGGACAGCAGCGTATTGCGGCGCACCGCCTGTTTCAGACGCTCGTCGGCCGTTGCCATCGCGCTGGTGGCCAATGCAATCTCCTGATATCGAATCGGATGCGCGATCTAGCGTCTAGCCAGTGATAGTTTGATGACAGAGGCGCATGGAAGGGTACGCCCATGATTCAGAATGGAATCGATATCTCGGCATCTTCAACGTCACGTCATTGTCACATCGGCGCTTGCCTTGCTGCCACCGCGGTGCTGATGACCGCCAGTCTTCCGGCGCAGGCGCAGACTTTCGTTCGCTATCTCTGCGCGGATGGCACGCCGGTCGTTGCCGCTTTTTATCCGCAAGACAGAACTGCCCGCATCCAGGTCGACGGCAAGGCGCTGGCGTTGCCGCAGCGGCTGTCGGCAGACGGCGGGCGCTATGCCAAAGGCGGCGTGTCGTTCTGGATCAAGGGCCAGCAGGCGACCTTGAAGCGGCCGAAGACCAAGCCGACGATCTGCAAGGTGCAGTGACGCCATCAGTTTAGAATTGCGATAATGAGCGGCCGGACAGCGCGCGAATCATCGCCGTTGCGGGAACAAAAAACAATTGCAATGGGCTTTCAGGCCGACTATCGACTGCTGGTCGAAAGTCATTTTAGAAGTTCTGTTTGGAATAGTTCGTTTTTTGAAAAAAATCATTGTGCATGCCGGCTTTCACAAGACCGGTACGACCTCAATCCAATCATTTTTGAATCGGAACCGCCACGTATTGCGTGCGGCCGATATCGATTTTTACTCAGGTCGATATATCAGCAATAATCATGTCGAGCTTCATGCCGCGTCAATGCGCGACGAGCGAATGTCGAGTTGGAAGAAGGCGTCGGGTTTTCGGTCTTCCGCGATGTTCCCTGTCATCGCAGCGCAGATCAAAGAGGCAATCGACGCATCGCCATGCAAGACAATTCTGTTCTCGGCGGAGGGCATTTCTTACCTTCGTTTCGAAGATGAGATCAGGCGGCTTCACGATCTTCTCGGCCGACGACAGACGTCCATTATCATTTATCAGAGAGAACGGTCAGCATGGCTTGAGTCATTCAAGGCTCAACTGTCAACGCACATCCCGTTCTCAACGGACAAAGACGCATTCAACTATGTCGAGCCTGACACGTGGCTTCTCGATTTTGAGACGCGTATCGGAGCTTTTCAAAAAGCATTTGGCGCCGAAAACGTAACCGTTGTCGATTACGATGGAGAGGTTACCTTGCAAGGCTCGGTCATTCCTTCATTCCTCTCAGCAATTGGCGCTAGGAAGGTCTTCCACGCTGCCGATTGGGAGGGAGTCTGGGAGAACAAGAGGCAACAATCCAGAATTTCGATTGCGACCGCGGTATCTCCGCGCCTAGATCATGCTGTCGATAATAGTCGCCGGCGATGGCAAGAAAATCCATGATCTGCAAACGCAAAACGCCCGCGTGGTGCGCACGCGGGCGTCGAGCAAAGATCGCACCTTGGCCGCTTACGCCGACAGCCGCCCTTCCGGCGTGTATTTATCGACTGCGGCCGGCAATTCGCGCGACAGCCGGTTCAGCAATTCGTCCTGACTGAGACCGGTCGCCCGCGACAGTGTCTGCAGGACTTCGGGACCGATCGCGGTTTTGAGATCGGTCGGTGCGATATCCTTGTTCGGACCTTTGCCAACCCATGAATCGGCGGTGTCTTTGTGACCCGCGTTGTTCATCCGGTCCATCAATTCGCCGAGACCGCCGGTGAGAAGGCCGCCGGCGCTGGCGCCGCCAAGGATGTCGCGCAAGCCGCCAAGCTGGCCCTGTCCGGCAGTCTGGCCCGTGACCTGTCCTTGCGGTGCCTGACCCTGCGCGACCTGCCCTTGCGGTGTCTTGCCGCCGGCGGGCGCCGCACCGCCGCCAGAGAAATCTTTCAAAATCTCAGCGATCTTGTCTCTGTTCTGATAGCCGGCAATGGCGATCAGACCCAGCAGCGCCGTCATCGAAGGAAATCCGCTGCGCTCGCTCATGTTGCTCTCCGTTGATTGATGCGACTGTCTTGTGCACCGTTTCCGAAGTTCGTGCTGTATCCGCGGCGATCTCATACACGAACTTCGGAAACAAAGGTGCACTAGCAAGTCTACGATTCCAGTGCCGCTTTTGATTTTGAAGTTCCTGACAGAAGCTTGATGCAAATGGTCAGGAACTTCAAAATCGCGGCACTCGTGTCGTGGTTCAGAAATTCGCGTCACAAACTGCCGCGAGTCCTTCAAGCGAATGTTCTGAACCAAACGACACTAGAATGTTGAATTTGCTAGTGTCCTTCGAATCCGAAGTTCGCTCTCGAGGGTGCTGCAAAAATCAGGCGAACTTCGGATTCGGGACACTAGTCAGCTCGCAATTCAAACAGTGCTTCTGCGGCTTGCGATCATTCCCCAGATAAAGAGAACGATGATCGCGCCGACGACAGCGCCGATCAAGCCTGCGCCCTCTCCTGCGTGATACCAGCCGACAGCCTGACCAAGGAATGTGGCGACAAACGCGCCCACGATGCCGAGGATCGTTGTCAGGATGAAGCCCGACGGCTCGTTGCTCCCCGGCATAATGAATTTTGCGATAACGCCGGCAATAAACCCGATGATGATGGTCCAGATAATGCCCATGGCTAGCTTCCTCGTGCTCGCTAACGCGTCATGATGACGTGCGTATGCACGCCACTGCATTCGATCGCGATGATTTTGGATCGGATCGATCCAAAATCATAAACGTGATCGATTCTAAGACGTTAGAGCATGATGTCGTCCGAAAACCGCTACGCACTTTTCGGCATCATGCTCTAGTGGTCCGATTCTAACATTCGCATCCCTTCTCGGCAGGCTCTTTTTGCGAATGTTAGAATCAAAGGACCACTAGCAAGTATTGGATTCTAGTGAAGCTTTGGATTTGACATTCGCTTGACGAGCCCGCGGCTAGGTGGGAGCGAATGTCAAATCCGCTCCACCAGCCGACTATTCAAGAACTTGAGGCCTCACTGGTTCCATTCAGGCTCAAGGTTGCGGTCTCAAGGCTTCAGCGCAAACCGGAAGCCGACGCCGACAATGGCGAGGCCAGCGAGCTGTGCGATCGTCGGGACTTCGCCGAGAATCAGGAATCCGATCAGCACGGTGAGGGCAGGGACCAGAGCCGGAAAGGTCGAGGCGCGGCCGGCGCCGAGCGCCGTCACCGCCCGGCCGAACAGGTAGAGCGCCAGCAATCCAGAGAAGATGCCCTGGACGGCGATTTGAATGAGGTTTTCCGTCAGCCCGACGGAGATCATCTGGTCGAACCCGAACAGAACCGCGTGCAGCGGTGCGTAGATCAACAGCGACAAAGTGCCGACGATTCGCGCGGCCATGATGCCGCTGGTGCGCCATTTGCGCAGGCAGGTGGTAAAAACCGCCCACATCAGGCCGGCGGTCGCGAACAGCAGATCGCCGGTCCATGCATTGCCGCCGATCGTGGTGACAGCTTCTCCTGCCAGCACCGCCAGCCCGAGAATGATGCCGATCACGCCGATGATGCGCGATCCGCTCAGCTGCTCGCCGAGGACCAGATAAGCGAGTAACAATCCGCCCAGGGCGGCGCTCGCTGGATGAATGACCGCGCCGTGGCCAAGCGGGGCGAAAAAGAAACCGCTATAGCTGGCGATGGCCTGCAACGGCCCGGCCAGCACGAGAATCACCAGCCCGCGCCACCAGCCCACGCCGCCGAGATCGGCAAAGCCGACGCGCGCCATCATCGGCAGCAGCAACAGGCCCGACCAGACGAATCGGTGGAAGGCGAGATCGGTGGGCGCCAAGCCTATGGCGATGCCGTGCTTGGCGACGACCAAGCCCAGCGCCCAGCATGTCGCTGCGGCAATGCCGCACAGGGTGCCAACGGTCGTTGCCGATAACCCGGCGTGGGAGCTGCTGTCTTGCACGTATCAAGGACCAAGGAGTGGGAGGCCCCCGATACAGACTGACATGGTCTTTGACCATCCATAGCCGTCAGGCAGCTGCCATGTTCTCGGATCGGGCTTGGCCGCGGATGGCCGGTCTCAAACCCGTCCGATCTCAAGGGTTTGACGGATCGGGGCGGGCTCTCTAACGTCTGCATCGTCGTGGGGGGCCCTGCGGCGCAAGACCCAATCAAGCGGCATCGCAGGCTTCCTTATCTCAATGAAGACCATCAGTGCATTTCTGCTATCGGCGCTGATCGCAGCGGCTGCGATCGCGGGTGCGGTTGTTTTCCTGTCCAAGATGTGTGCGAGTGACGTGCCGGCCGGTCCGGCGCGCGCGACACCGCGTCTGCCGATCCATTTCCAGAATTCCGGTTCTGAGGCGCAGAATTCTGGGGCAATTGTTGAACACGCGGTGCTGACGCGCGATGGCCTCGACGCGCTGCTCCGGAATGCGCAGGCCAAGGCGCCGGCTGCGGCAGAGAGCACCTGGTTGCGGCGCTTCATCTGCGACACCCGGATCACCGACGCGATCCTCGCAGCCATCGCACTGTTTCTGCTGCTGGTCGGCCTGTTTCATGTGCTCTGGATGCGAGCGGCAATTCGCGCCTCCGAGCGCACCGCCAATCTCGTCAATGAAGGGCTGATCTCGTCGCAGCGCGCTTACGTATTCTTGCGCGAATTGCAGGTCGCGATGACCAAGAATCCACTCAACGATGAAATCCAGACCTGTGCCATTCAGCCGATCTGGGAGAATGCCGGCACGACACCGACGCGGCACGGCCGCGCCCACGTGAACTGGAAATATTTCGAGCGCTCGGTGCCGCCGGAATTCGACTTCGCCGATTTTGATGAGGTCGGTAACCGCATCACGTCGTATGACGACTACAAGCCGTTGATCATTGGCCCGCGCGCAACCGCTTTGTCACCGGTCATCACCATCGAGCCGGCAATTCTGCGTCAGGTACGCGACCTCCAGGGCAAGCTGCTGATCTGGGGCTGGGCCGAATATGACGAGGTGTTCGAGGACGCCCACCGCCACCGCACCGAATTCGCCTATCTCGTCGTGGTATCCGGCTCGCCGGCGAGCCATGTGGGATTCAGCCAGTACAGGCTCCATAACGGCGTGGACGGCGACTGCATGAAGCAGCCAACTGAGTCGGCCCGGCCGGTCTGAGCGCTGTTTTTGCAGATTTTTCAAGGCGATCGCCCGTACCGGTGGTTGTTGAAATCTGCTAGAACGGCGCCGGTTTTGGGAAAATGGTGACTGACGCGCATGGCCGACAAGTCCAGTCCGTTGATGCTGTCCTGGCGCTTTGCGCCGTTGTTCTGGTGCCAGTTCTTCTCGGCATTCAACGACAACTTCCTCAAGAACTCGATCGTCTTCCTGATTCTGTTCCGCATTCACGCGGGCGCCGGTGCCGTTGACGGATCGCAGGGCGAAGCGCTGATCACGCTGGCCGGCGCGATTTTCATCGCGCCGTACTTTTTCCTCTCTGCGCTGGGTGGAGAAATCGCTGACCGCTTCGACAAGGCGGTGATCGCGCAACGGCTGAAATTCGTCGAGATCGCCATCGCTGCGATCGCGGTCGGTGGCTTCCTCATCCATTCTCTGGTCGTTCTGTATGTTGCCCTGTTCGGGTTCGGTGTGATTGGTGCGCTGTTCGGCCCGATCAAATACGGCATTCTGCCCGATCATCTCGAGCGCCGTGAATTGCCGGCCGGCAATGCTCTGGTTGAAGGCGCAACCTTCATCGCCATCCTGCTCGGCACCATCGTCGCCGGCATCGCCGCTCACGGCGGCGGCAGCCCGATCGGCTTCTCCGCGCTGGTCATGTTCTTTGCGTTGCTGTGCTGGCTCGCAGCCCTGTTCATCCCGCGTACCGGTGAAGCCGCGCCCAATCTCATCATCAACAAGAACATTGCCTCTTCGACCTGGTCGCTGATCCAGCATCTGCGCAGCGATCACCGGCTGTGGTGGGGAGCACTGGTCACAAGCTGGTTCTGGCTGTCCGGTATCGTGGTGCTGTCGCTGTTGCCGCCGGCGGTCAAATCGCTGCTCGGCGGCAACGAGGAAACGGTCACCGCCTATCTTGCGGTTTTCTCGGTCGCGGTGGCGATCGGCTCCGGTCTTGCGGCGTGGCTGGCCAGCGGCCGCATCATTCTGCTGCCGACCCTGCTCGGCGCATTGCTGCTCGGCTTCTTCGCCGTCTTCATGGGCTATTCGCTGTATGGCGTGACGCCGGCGACGCAGTTTGCCGGGCCGCTGGAAATCCTCACGTCGCCGCGCGGAATCAAGGTGGCGATTTCGTTGATGGGCCTCGCCATCGGCGGCGGCCTGTTCATCGTGCCGGCCTTTGCCGCCGTGCAGGCCTGGTCGGCTGCCGATCGCCGCGCCCGCGTGATTGCCGCGGTCAACGTGCTCAATGCCTTGTTCATGACCGTCGCGACATTGTTCGTCGCGGTGCTGCAGAGCAATGGTGTAACAACGCCACAACTCCTCATCGGCCTCGGCGTGGCCAATTTCCTGGTTGCCATTGCCATCGGCATCACCATGCCGACCCGGCCGTTCAACGACGCCCTGTCGATCCTTTACCGCACCTTCTTCCGCGCCGAAGTGCACGGCCTCGACAACCTGCAGAAGGTGACGAGCCCGAATGTCATCCTGGCGCTCAACCATGTGAGCTTCCTCGACGCCGGCATCGCGCTGTCGCTGCTCGGTCGCAATCCGCTGTTCGCGATCGACACGTCGATCGCGCAGAAATGGTGGGTGCGCCCGTTCGCGCGCATGACGCGGGCGCTGCCGATCGATCCGCTGAAGCCGATGGCGACGCGCACCTTGATCCAGGCGGTGCAGGCCGGCGACACGCTGATCATTTTCCCGGAAGGCCGTCTGACGGTCACCGGCTCGTTGATGAAGGTCTATGACGGCGCCGGTCTGATTGCCGACAAGTCCGACGCGACCATCGTGCCGATCCGCATCGAGGGGCTTGAGCGTTCGTATTTCACGCGTCTGCATGGCGACCAGATCCGCAAGCAATTATTCCCGAAGGTCCGGGTCACGGTGCTGGAGCCGACCAAGCTCAATCTCGATCCGGCCCTGCGCGGCAAGGCGCGGCGGCGCGCGGCGGGCGCTGCGCTCTACGACATCATGTCGGACATGATCTACAAGACCACGCCGACCGACCGCACCATCCATCAGGCGGTGGTCGATGCCGCAAAAGAACACGGCATGAAGACGGTGGCGACCGAGGACATGGTCACCGGTTCGCTGACTTACAAGCGCCTCTTGCTCGGCGCGCGCATTCTCGGCAAGAAGCTGATGCCGCTGGCCGAGGTCGGCAAGCCGCTCGGCGTCATGCTGCCGAATGCCAATGGCGCCGTCGTCACGATCTTCGGGTTGATGTCAGCGGGCCGTGTGCCGGCGATGATCAATTTCACCGCCGGCGCCAGCAACATTCTCGGCGGCTGCCGCGCGGCCGGCATCGATACAATTGTCACGTCCCGTGCCTTCATCGAGCGCGGCAAGCTGGAGCCGTTGCTCGAGAAGCTCTCGGCCGAGGTGAAGATCGTCTATCTGGAGGATGTCCGCGCAACGCTTGGCCTGTTCGACAAGCTCGACGGCATGCTGAACTACAAGAAGTCGCTGGTGCAGCGAAAGCCGAATGACTGGGCCGCGATCCTGTTCACATCGGGATCGGAAGGCGTGCCGAAGGGCGTCGTGCTGTCCCATCGCAACATCCTGACAAACGCGGCGCAGGCGCGGGCCCGCATCGACTTCAACCGCACCGACAAGGTGTTCAACATCCTGCCGGTCTTCCATTCATTCGGGCTGACCGTCGGTGTGATCCTGCCGATCGTCTCGGGCGTGCCGATCTTCCTGTATCCGTCGCCGCTGCATTATCGCACGGTGCCGGAACTGGTTTACGTCACCAACGCGACCATCATGTTCGCCACCGATACGTTCCTGAACGGTTATGCGCGGGCCGCTAACCCGTACGACTTCCGCTCGATCCGCTACATGCTGGCGGGCGCCGAGCCGGTGCGCGAATCCACCCGGCAGCTCTATCTGGAGAAATTCGGCATTCGCATTCTCGAAGGCTATGGCGTGACCGAAACCGCGCCGGCGCTCGCGCTGAACACGCCGATGTTCAACAAGTTCGGCACCGTCGGCCGGCTGTTTCCGGGCATGGAAGCCAAGCTGGAAAAGGTGGAGGGCGTCGACGAGGGCGGCCGGCTGTTCGTCAAAGGGCCGAACGTCATGCTCGGCTATCTGCGGGTCGAGCATCCCGGTGTGCTGGAACGGCCACCGGAAGGCTGGCACGATACCGGCGATATCGTCACCATCGATGCGCAGGGCTTCATCAAGATCATGGGCCGCGCCAAGCGGTTCGCCAAGGTCGGCGGCGAGATGGTGTCGTTCGCGGCGGTGGAAGCACTGGCTGGCGAACTGTGGCCCGACGCCGTGTCGGCGGTGGTGTCCGTCCCCGATGCGCGCAAGGGCGAACGGCTGTTGCTCTATACGAACAAGGAAAAAGCGACACGCTCCGATTTCATCGCCTTCGCGCGTGAGCACCACGCGTCAGAGCTGATGATTCCGGCGGAAGT
The genomic region above belongs to Pseudorhodoplanes sinuspersici and contains:
- a CDS encoding YidB family protein, with protein sequence MSERSGFPSMTALLGLIAIAGYQNRDKIAEILKDFSGGGAAPAGGKTPQGQVAQGQAPQGQVTGQTAGQGQLGGLRDILGGASAGGLLTGGLGELMDRMNNAGHKDTADSWVGKGPNKDIAPTDLKTAIGPEVLQTLSRATGLSQDELLNRLSRELPAAVDKYTPEGRLSA
- a CDS encoding MliC family protein; the encoded protein is MIQNGIDISASSTSRHCHIGACLAATAVLMTASLPAQAQTFVRYLCADGTPVVAAFYPQDRTARIQVDGKALALPQRLSADGGRYAKGGVSFWIKGQQATLKRPKTKPTICKVQ
- a CDS encoding GlsB/YeaQ/YmgE family stress response membrane protein — translated: MGIIWTIIIGFIAGVIAKFIMPGSNEPSGFILTTILGIVGAFVATFLGQAVGWYHAGEGAGLIGAVVGAIIVLFIWGMIASRRSTV
- a CDS encoding DMT family transporter, which encodes MQDSSSHAGLSATTVGTLCGIAAATCWALGLVVAKHGIAIGLAPTDLAFHRFVWSGLLLLPMMARVGFADLGGVGWWRGLVILVLAGPLQAIASYSGFFFAPLGHGAVIHPASAALGGLLLAYLVLGEQLSGSRIIGVIGIILGLAVLAGEAVTTIGGNAWTGDLLFATAGLMWAVFTTCLRKWRTSGIMAARIVGTLSLLIYAPLHAVLFGFDQMISVGLTENLIQIAVQGIFSGLLALYLFGRAVTALGAGRASTFPALVPALTVLIGFLILGEVPTIAQLAGLAIVGVGFRFALKP
- a CDS encoding acyl-[ACP]--phospholipid O-acyltransferase, whose product is MADKSSPLMLSWRFAPLFWCQFFSAFNDNFLKNSIVFLILFRIHAGAGAVDGSQGEALITLAGAIFIAPYFFLSALGGEIADRFDKAVIAQRLKFVEIAIAAIAVGGFLIHSLVVLYVALFGFGVIGALFGPIKYGILPDHLERRELPAGNALVEGATFIAILLGTIVAGIAAHGGGSPIGFSALVMFFALLCWLAALFIPRTGEAAPNLIINKNIASSTWSLIQHLRSDHRLWWGALVTSWFWLSGIVVLSLLPPAVKSLLGGNEETVTAYLAVFSVAVAIGSGLAAWLASGRIILLPTLLGALLLGFFAVFMGYSLYGVTPATQFAGPLEILTSPRGIKVAISLMGLAIGGGLFIVPAFAAVQAWSAADRRARVIAAVNVLNALFMTVATLFVAVLQSNGVTTPQLLIGLGVANFLVAIAIGITMPTRPFNDALSILYRTFFRAEVHGLDNLQKVTSPNVILALNHVSFLDAGIALSLLGRNPLFAIDTSIAQKWWVRPFARMTRALPIDPLKPMATRTLIQAVQAGDTLIIFPEGRLTVTGSLMKVYDGAGLIADKSDATIVPIRIEGLERSYFTRLHGDQIRKQLFPKVRVTVLEPTKLNLDPALRGKARRRAAGAALYDIMSDMIYKTTPTDRTIHQAVVDAAKEHGMKTVATEDMVTGSLTYKRLLLGARILGKKLMPLAEVGKPLGVMLPNANGAVVTIFGLMSAGRVPAMINFTAGASNILGGCRAAGIDTIVTSRAFIERGKLEPLLEKLSAEVKIVYLEDVRATLGLFDKLDGMLNYKKSLVQRKPNDWAAILFTSGSEGVPKGVVLSHRNILTNAAQARARIDFNRTDKVFNILPVFHSFGLTVGVILPIVSGVPIFLYPSPLHYRTVPELVYVTNATIMFATDTFLNGYARAANPYDFRSIRYMLAGAEPVRESTRQLYLEKFGIRILEGYGVTETAPALALNTPMFNKFGTVGRLFPGMEAKLEKVEGVDEGGRLFVKGPNVMLGYLRVEHPGVLERPPEGWHDTGDIVTIDAQGFIKIMGRAKRFAKVGGEMVSFAAVEALAGELWPDAVSAVVSVPDARKGERLLLYTNKEKATRSDFIAFAREHHASELMIPAEVIYREKLPMLGSGKVDLLTLAKMAKEERAQAAQPRPVVPA